In one Mucilaginibacter ginsenosidivorax genomic region, the following are encoded:
- a CDS encoding discoidin domain-containing protein yields the protein MFIICVAACTQASAQNITYLGSANPQTSWKVKAQADVGADSANMYKPGFDAGSWVKGVVPGTVFNAYVVAGLEKDPNFGDNIYKVDKAKYDRNFWYRTEFNIPASYTKEKIWLNFKGINRKAEIYLNGKQIGVLDGFMQRGNFDVTGLVSKNTANVLAVLVYCPVNPLVNYASPTYIPSASWDWMPYVPGLNSGITDKVYLSNTGSITLQDPWIRTDLPTNARADVSVAVGVKNSTSKFQTGLLTGTIQPGNIEFSQKVFVGANTTSEIKLDKKRFEQLAINSPKLWWPNGYGEPNLYTCKLSLKLGDEVSDSQNIKFGIKKYSYDTVGNVLHVFVNGTKVFLKGGNWGMAEYMLRCRGNEYDTKLKLHREMNFNIVRNWIGSTTDDEFYDACDKYGMMIWDDFWLNSIPNLPNDVNNFNVNAIEKIKRFRNHPSIAIWCGDNEGTPMPPLNGWLAEDISNYDGGDRRYQPNSHAGSLTGSGPWTNFDPRWYFSRFPNGFGGSPGWGLRSEIGTAVFTNYDSFKKFIPKDKLWPRNEMWNLHFFGPSAGNAGPDRYDDGINKRYGTATGIQDYCRKAQLLNIETNKAMYEGWEDNMWEDASGIMTWMSQSAYPSLVWQTYDYYYDLTGAYWGAKKACEPLHIQWNPVNNSVKVINTTGSNVNDLTAEVAIYNTDGSPVSDYHQTKQVDAIANAAVNCFTINFKEEHNNLALNKPTVASSFENMEATLATDGNSGSRWASRQNDNEWIYVDLGSEQVVNGVKLNWEEAYGKAFKIQVSNDAKQWRDVYDTEDGHTGVQQLTFDETKARYVKMQGIHRGSGWGYSLWDFEVYGGEPKSNGLSEVHFIKLKLTDKAGKLVSDNFYWRGNKRTDFTALNSLPKVNLKVTSKITKADGKYYINATITNPASSPAAAFAIRAQAVRKSNCEQILPALMNDNYFSLMRGESKSIKIEFDADVLGNDSPVLLVQPYNDAIKAE from the coding sequence ATGTTCATAATCTGTGTTGCCGCCTGCACCCAGGCGTCGGCACAAAATATAACTTACCTCGGCAGTGCCAACCCGCAAACCAGCTGGAAAGTAAAAGCCCAGGCCGATGTAGGCGCCGATAGCGCCAATATGTACAAACCCGGTTTCGATGCAGGCAGTTGGGTTAAAGGCGTGGTACCGGGTACCGTTTTTAATGCCTACGTGGTTGCCGGGCTGGAGAAAGATCCCAACTTTGGCGATAATATTTACAAGGTTGATAAAGCTAAATACGACCGCAACTTTTGGTACCGTACCGAATTTAACATCCCGGCAAGTTATACTAAAGAAAAGATCTGGCTAAACTTTAAGGGGATCAACCGCAAGGCTGAGATCTACCTGAATGGCAAACAAATTGGTGTTTTGGATGGCTTTATGCAGCGCGGTAATTTTGATGTTACCGGGTTGGTGAGTAAAAACACTGCTAACGTTTTAGCCGTATTGGTGTACTGCCCGGTTAACCCCTTGGTTAATTATGCAAGCCCAACCTACATCCCCTCGGCCAGCTGGGATTGGATGCCTTATGTACCAGGATTAAATTCGGGCATAACTGATAAGGTATATTTGAGCAATACGGGTAGTATCACCTTGCAGGATCCCTGGATCCGCACCGATTTGCCCACCAACGCGCGGGCCGATGTCTCGGTAGCGGTCGGTGTAAAAAACAGTACATCCAAATTTCAAACCGGGTTGTTAACAGGCACTATTCAGCCGGGCAATATCGAGTTTTCGCAAAAGGTGTTTGTGGGGGCCAACACCACCTCTGAAATTAAACTGGATAAAAAACGCTTTGAGCAGTTAGCCATCAACAGCCCCAAACTATGGTGGCCAAACGGCTATGGTGAGCCGAATTTATACACCTGCAAGCTAAGCCTTAAACTGGGCGACGAGGTATCTGATAGCCAGAACATCAAATTCGGCATCAAAAAATATAGTTACGATACCGTTGGCAATGTGCTGCATGTTTTTGTGAACGGAACCAAAGTATTTTTAAAAGGCGGTAACTGGGGCATGGCCGAGTACATGCTGCGCTGCCGCGGCAACGAGTACGATACCAAGCTAAAGCTGCACCGCGAAATGAATTTCAACATTGTGCGCAATTGGATAGGATCGACCACCGACGATGAATTTTATGATGCCTGTGATAAATACGGCATGATGATCTGGGACGATTTTTGGCTCAACTCTATCCCCAACCTGCCTAATGATGTCAATAATTTTAATGTTAACGCGATAGAGAAAATTAAACGTTTCCGCAATCACCCATCTATTGCCATCTGGTGCGGCGATAACGAGGGCACACCCATGCCGCCATTAAACGGCTGGCTGGCCGAAGATATCAGCAATTACGACGGGGGCGACAGGCGTTATCAACCCAATTCGCACGCCGGCAGCTTAACCGGCAGCGGCCCTTGGACTAACTTTGATCCCCGCTGGTATTTCAGCCGGTTCCCGAATGGTTTTGGCGGATCGCCAGGCTGGGGCCTCCGCAGCGAGATTGGTACTGCTGTTTTTACCAATTACGACAGCTTTAAAAAATTTATCCCTAAGGATAAACTATGGCCCCGCAACGAGATGTGGAACCTGCATTTCTTTGGTCCATCGGCAGGCAATGCCGGGCCGGATAGGTATGATGATGGTATTAATAAGCGCTATGGCACAGCAACAGGTATCCAGGATTATTGCCGCAAGGCGCAGCTGCTCAACATAGAAACCAATAAGGCCATGTACGAGGGCTGGGAAGATAACATGTGGGAAGATGCATCGGGCATCATGACCTGGATGAGCCAATCGGCCTACCCATCGCTGGTATGGCAAACCTACGATTATTATTACGACCTCACGGGGGCTTACTGGGGTGCTAAAAAAGCCTGTGAGCCCCTGCATATCCAATGGAATCCGGTAAATAACTCGGTTAAGGTAATTAACACCACAGGTAGTAATGTGAATGACCTGACGGCCGAAGTGGCCATTTATAACACCGACGGGAGTCCTGTGAGTGACTACCATCAAACCAAACAGGTAGATGCCATTGCCAACGCGGCGGTAAACTGCTTTACCATCAACTTTAAAGAGGAACACAACAATTTAGCCCTGAACAAACCTACAGTAGCATCATCGTTTGAAAATATGGAGGCCACTTTGGCTACCGACGGCAACAGCGGAAGCCGCTGGGCCAGCAGGCAAAACGATAATGAGTGGATTTATGTTGACCTGGGCAGCGAGCAGGTAGTGAATGGCGTAAAACTGAACTGGGAAGAAGCTTACGGCAAAGCATTCAAGATACAGGTATCAAACGATGCCAAACAATGGCGCGATGTGTATGATACCGAAGATGGCCACACCGGCGTACAGCAGCTTACGTTCGACGAAACCAAAGCCCGCTATGTAAAAATGCAGGGCATACACCGCGGCTCGGGCTGGGGCTACTCGCTTTGGGATTTTGAAGTGTATGGCGGCGAGCCCAAAAGCAACGGTTTAAGCGAAGTGCATTTTATTAAACTGAAACTAACCGATAAAGCCGGTAAACTGGTATCAGATAACTTTTACTGGCGCGGCAACAAGCGTACCGATTTTACCGCGCTTAACAGCCTGCCCAAAGTAAACCTGAAAGTAACCTCGAAAATAACTAAGGCCGATGGTAAATACTATATCAATGCCACTATTACCAACCCGGCATCATCCCCGGCGGCAGCATTTGCTATACGGGCACAGGCAGTGAGGAAAAGCAATTGCGAGCAGATATTACCTGCCTTGATGAACGATAACTATTTTAGTTTGATGCGGGGCGAGTCGAAAAGTATTAAAATAGAGTTTGACGCCGATGTATTGGGTAACGATAGCCCTGTATTATTGGTACAGCCTTATAACGATGCTATTAAAGCAGAGTAA
- a CDS encoding GH92 family glycosyl hydrolase, with protein sequence MKIRLLTCVPALLWASALFAQNDNLVKYVNTRQGTNTKYEFSYGNTYPATALPFGMNTWTAQTGKNGDGWKYQYFENTIRGFQQSHQCSSWVNDYAVFSLMPVTGNLVVNEDKRAAGFKHENETAQPSYYKVKLDNNITTEMTPTERGAHLRFSFPKGQGAYLVLDGYTKMSMVKIIPAERKIIGWVNNCRWAPQGFKNYFVITFDKPFAAYGTWENKKDQLSPKNLTAEGDGVGAYLKFKDGETVQAKVASSYISPEQAELTMQTELGKYKNFDDTRKAADAVWNTLLGRMKIEGATEDDKATFYSCLYHANLFSHQFFEYGKDGKPYYYSPYDGKTHEGFMYTDNGFWDTFRAQFPLNTIIHPKMQGQYVQALLDAQQQCGWLPAWSFPAETGGMLGNHSISLLTDAWVKGIRTFDPKQALAAYYHEATNKGPWGSANGRPGWKEYFADGYVPYTPQTLGSTAWTLEFAYDDFCGYQLAKQTGNAYYENVFGRQMYNYKNLFDPKTRFMRAKDAKGNWIEPFDPMDWGGPYTEGNAWHWTWSVFQDVQGLINLMGGDKNFTDKIDSVFTEPGTIKVGGYGQVIHEMTEMAAFKMGQYAQGNEPIHHLLYLYNYAGQPWKAQQHLREVMDKMYNAGENGYPGDEDEGQMSSWYVLSAAGIYSVCPGTDEYVIGSPAFKKMTITLEDGKKFIIEANNNSKQNVYIQSATLNGKPYTHNFIKHSDIMAGGILRFEMGDKPNTTRGLAAEDKPFSLSKNISN encoded by the coding sequence ATGAAAATACGGTTACTTACATGCGTTCCGGCGCTTTTATGGGCCAGCGCGCTGTTTGCGCAAAACGATAACCTGGTTAAATACGTAAACACCCGCCAGGGTACCAACACCAAGTATGAGTTTAGTTACGGTAACACTTACCCCGCCACGGCGCTGCCTTTTGGCATGAACACCTGGACGGCCCAAACCGGTAAAAACGGCGACGGATGGAAGTACCAGTATTTTGAGAATACCATCCGTGGTTTCCAGCAATCGCACCAGTGCAGTTCATGGGTTAATGATTATGCCGTGTTTTCGTTGATGCCTGTAACCGGCAATTTGGTGGTTAATGAGGATAAACGCGCTGCCGGCTTTAAACACGAAAACGAAACGGCCCAACCCAGCTACTACAAAGTAAAACTGGATAACAATATCACCACCGAAATGACGCCTACCGAACGCGGTGCACATTTACGCTTCAGCTTCCCTAAGGGGCAAGGCGCTTACCTGGTGCTGGATGGCTACACCAAAATGAGCATGGTGAAGATAATACCAGCCGAACGTAAGATCATAGGCTGGGTTAACAATTGCCGCTGGGCGCCGCAGGGTTTTAAAAATTACTTTGTAATAACCTTTGATAAACCCTTTGCTGCTTACGGTACCTGGGAAAACAAAAAAGATCAGCTATCGCCCAAAAACTTAACTGCCGAAGGCGATGGCGTTGGCGCTTACCTCAAATTTAAGGATGGCGAAACGGTGCAGGCCAAAGTAGCATCATCCTACATCAGCCCCGAACAGGCCGAACTTACCATGCAAACCGAATTGGGTAAATACAAAAATTTCGACGATACCCGCAAAGCGGCAGATGCGGTTTGGAATACGCTGCTTGGCCGCATGAAAATTGAAGGCGCTACCGAGGATGATAAGGCCACCTTTTACAGCTGTTTGTACCATGCCAACCTGTTCTCGCACCAGTTTTTTGAGTACGGTAAAGATGGTAAGCCGTATTACTACAGTCCGTACGATGGTAAAACGCATGAGGGTTTTATGTATACCGATAATGGCTTTTGGGATACCTTCAGGGCGCAGTTTCCGCTGAATACCATCATCCATCCCAAAATGCAGGGGCAGTATGTGCAAGCCCTGTTAGATGCCCAGCAGCAATGCGGCTGGCTGCCGGCCTGGTCGTTCCCCGCCGAAACAGGGGGGATGCTCGGCAACCACTCCATATCGTTATTGACGGATGCCTGGGTTAAGGGAATCCGCACTTTTGATCCAAAGCAGGCTTTGGCAGCTTACTACCACGAGGCTACCAACAAAGGCCCGTGGGGCAGCGCTAACGGCAGGCCCGGCTGGAAAGAGTATTTTGCCGATGGGTACGTGCCTTACACACCGCAAACCTTAGGTTCAACCGCCTGGACACTGGAATTTGCTTATGATGATTTTTGCGGCTACCAGTTGGCCAAACAAACAGGTAATGCCTACTATGAAAACGTATTTGGCCGGCAGATGTACAATTACAAAAACCTGTTCGACCCTAAAACGCGCTTCATGCGGGCCAAAGATGCCAAAGGCAATTGGATAGAGCCTTTTGACCCGATGGATTGGGGCGGCCCCTATACCGAAGGCAATGCCTGGCACTGGACCTGGTCGGTTTTCCAGGATGTACAGGGACTGATTAACCTGATGGGCGGCGACAAGAATTTTACCGATAAGATCGATTCTGTATTTACCGAGCCCGGCACTATTAAAGTAGGCGGCTACGGCCAGGTAATTCACGAGATGACCGAAATGGCCGCCTTTAAAATGGGCCAGTACGCTCAGGGTAACGAGCCTATTCATCACCTGTTGTACCTATATAACTACGCCGGCCAGCCATGGAAAGCCCAGCAGCACCTGCGCGAGGTGATGGATAAAATGTACAACGCCGGCGAAAACGGCTACCCCGGCGATGAGGACGAAGGCCAGATGTCGTCGTGGTATGTGCTAAGCGCGGCGGGTATTTACAGCGTTTGCCCGGGTACTGATGAGTATGTAATAGGCAGCCCCGCCTTTAAAAAAATGACCATCACGCTGGAGGACGGTAAAAAGTTCATCATCGAAGCCAATAACAACAGCAAGCAAAACGTGTACATCCAATCTGCAACGCTCAACGGCAAGCCTTATACACACAATTTTATTAAACACAGCGATATTATGGCCGGCGGTATCCTCCGCTTTGAAATGGGCGATAAGCCCAACACCACCCGCGGCCTTGCAGCTGAGGATAAACCGTTTTCGCTTTCAAAAAATATATCAAACTAA
- a CDS encoding SGNH/GDSL hydrolase family protein encodes MKKFLLFAGIIMLCSFQTKKPTKVVFFGDSITEYAVQPNGFITLIQQRLKAEKKEQDYEVAGAGIGGNKIYDLYLRYEDDVLTKNPDVVVIWVGVNDVWHKRMFGTGTDWDKFGRFYTALIKKLQAKNIKVLICTPASVGEKTDYSNELDGDLNRYSNIIRDLAKQNNCDLFDFRTLFHDYNVKNNPTNKGEGILTKDGVHLNDEGNKFVADLFYKTLFK; translated from the coding sequence ATGAAAAAATTCTTACTGTTTGCCGGCATCATCATGCTGTGCAGTTTTCAAACTAAAAAGCCAACCAAAGTGGTATTCTTTGGCGATTCCATTACCGAGTATGCGGTGCAGCCCAACGGTTTTATCACGCTGATTCAGCAACGCCTTAAAGCCGAAAAAAAGGAGCAGGATTATGAAGTTGCCGGGGCAGGTATTGGCGGTAATAAGATATATGATTTGTACCTCCGCTATGAAGATGATGTATTAACCAAAAATCCAGATGTGGTAGTAATTTGGGTAGGGGTGAACGATGTATGGCACAAGCGCATGTTTGGTACCGGTACCGATTGGGATAAGTTTGGCCGTTTTTACACCGCGCTTATCAAAAAATTACAGGCAAAAAACATCAAAGTGCTTATATGCACCCCTGCCAGCGTAGGCGAGAAAACCGATTACAGCAATGAACTTGACGGCGACCTGAACAGATACTCCAACATCATCCGCGACCTGGCCAAACAGAACAATTGCGACCTTTTTGATTTCCGCACCCTGTTTCATGATTATAACGTTAAAAATAACCCCACCAACAAAGGCGAAGGCATCCTGACCAAAGATGGCGTGCACCTGAACGACGAGGGGAATAAATTTGTGGCCGATTTGTTTTATAAAACCTTATTCAAATAG
- a CDS encoding DUF4185 domain-containing protein, which yields MRKFAVITLFFCIAANLQTIAQTNGKTVNLTDLNFTVEAAPEWSSLLKREAGWFGGDGIYTIPLNGVENKQAKVSDKILFIFSDSMIGKIENGTMVPGFKMIHNSVAALTGNQPADAQMKFAWDTDKAGAAESLFIPHTAQTAAGDYYWLGDGFVNQELNNAIYIFGYRVRNVGTGAFGFREVGNTLIKIPARSQPPYKDLKQMDTPFYLTDAKGDIGSFGAGIYVNTTKAGAPKPDGYVYVYGVRGIGKNLMVARVLPKDFEKFDRWTFYDGANWIKDMNKVADVTNSVSNELSLTALPDGRYALIFQVGGMSTNVGMRIGATPYGPFGPVIKIWDCKPDLEEKTFVVYNAKAHPSLSAPGELLISYNINSVDFIPDLMKKPNLYRPRFIRMKISSK from the coding sequence ATGAGAAAATTTGCAGTTATCACCTTGTTTTTTTGCATTGCAGCAAATCTGCAAACTATAGCACAAACCAATGGTAAAACGGTAAACCTTACCGATCTTAATTTCACTGTTGAGGCGGCACCCGAATGGAGCAGCCTGCTAAAGCGAGAAGCAGGTTGGTTTGGAGGCGACGGGATTTATACTATCCCGTTAAACGGAGTAGAAAATAAGCAGGCGAAGGTCAGCGACAAGATCCTGTTTATTTTCAGCGATTCGATGATTGGCAAAATAGAAAACGGTACCATGGTGCCGGGCTTTAAAATGATCCATAATTCGGTGGCCGCTCTCACTGGCAACCAGCCTGCCGATGCCCAAATGAAGTTTGCCTGGGATACCGATAAGGCAGGCGCCGCCGAATCCTTGTTCATTCCGCATACTGCCCAAACCGCCGCGGGCGATTACTATTGGCTTGGCGATGGTTTTGTAAACCAGGAATTGAATAATGCCATTTATATTTTTGGCTACCGGGTACGTAATGTTGGCACTGGTGCCTTCGGGTTCAGGGAGGTTGGCAACACGCTGATAAAAATTCCCGCAAGATCGCAGCCGCCGTATAAAGACCTTAAGCAAATGGATACGCCCTTTTACCTCACGGATGCAAAAGGTGATATCGGGTCGTTCGGGGCCGGTATTTATGTAAATACCACAAAAGCCGGCGCACCTAAACCCGATGGTTACGTTTACGTTTACGGGGTGCGCGGCATCGGCAAAAATTTGATGGTGGCCCGCGTGTTACCTAAAGATTTTGAAAAGTTTGACAGGTGGACTTTTTACGATGGCGCCAACTGGATAAAAGACATGAACAAGGTAGCCGATGTTACCAATAGTGTATCTAATGAGCTAAGCCTCACCGCGCTGCCTGACGGTCGTTATGCCCTCATTTTCCAGGTAGGAGGGATGAGTACCAATGTGGGTATGCGGATAGGTGCGACACCGTACGGCCCTTTTGGCCCGGTAATAAAGATATGGGATTGCAAACCCGACCTGGAAGAGAAAACCTTTGTAGTTTACAACGCCAAAGCACATCCAAGCCTATCCGCCCCCGGCGAACTGCTGATTAGCTATAACATTAACTCTGTTGATTTTATCCCCGATTTGATGAAGAAGCCCAACCTGTACAGGCCAAGGTTTATCAGGATGAAGATTAGTAGCAAGTAG
- a CDS encoding prolipoprotein diacylglyceryl transferase, which produces MFPTIGHLIYYLFGINFTFPVQTLGLFVALSFLLSYIVFSSEFKRYEALGKIKAFTRNVVVGERASVAEIGINSILGFLLGFKAFGAMFNYTVFSANPQGYLLSLKGNLVMAILTGAVFGLWVYVDKKEKELEQPKVEVQTVHLYQLMGLIVFSVGFFGFIGAKLFDTVEHWSNFRYDPMGTLFNVRGFSYYGGLIFGALTYLYIGHKKGMKLVHLADIGSPGMMLAYGIGRIGCQLAGDGDWGIANNHPKPGFIPGWMWSFTYPHNAINAGLPIPDCAGNYCNQLVHGVYPTPFYEATICLLFFALMWVFRNKIIKPGFMFFLYLMLNGGERFLIELIRINPKYQIWGMNFTQAGYIGLLMVIGGLVGFVCLIIKTKKTGKLQPAT; this is translated from the coding sequence ATGTTTCCAACTATAGGCCACCTCATTTATTACCTGTTCGGCATCAATTTTACGTTTCCTGTTCAAACGCTGGGCTTGTTTGTGGCATTGTCTTTTTTGTTATCGTATATTGTATTTAGCTCGGAGTTTAAACGGTACGAAGCCCTGGGCAAGATTAAAGCGTTTACCCGTAACGTAGTGGTAGGAGAACGGGCATCTGTTGCCGAAATCGGTATCAACTCCATTCTCGGCTTTTTATTAGGCTTCAAGGCCTTTGGGGCTATGTTTAACTATACGGTGTTTAGCGCCAATCCGCAAGGGTACCTGCTGTCGCTTAAAGGCAACCTGGTTATGGCCATACTCACCGGTGCTGTATTTGGTTTATGGGTTTATGTAGATAAAAAGGAAAAGGAGCTGGAACAGCCTAAAGTCGAGGTGCAAACGGTTCATCTTTACCAGCTGATGGGGCTTATTGTTTTTTCGGTAGGTTTTTTTGGCTTTATTGGCGCCAAGTTATTTGACACGGTAGAACATTGGAGCAATTTCAGGTACGACCCTATGGGGACCTTATTCAACGTGCGCGGCTTTTCTTACTACGGGGGATTGATATTTGGCGCTTTAACTTACCTGTACATTGGCCATAAAAAAGGCATGAAGCTGGTGCATTTGGCCGACATCGGTTCGCCGGGTATGATGCTGGCTTATGGCATTGGCCGTATAGGTTGCCAGCTTGCCGGCGATGGCGACTGGGGTATTGCCAATAACCATCCTAAGCCGGGTTTTATACCAGGGTGGATGTGGTCGTTCACCTATCCGCACAATGCCATTAACGCGGGCCTTCCAATACCAGATTGTGCCGGCAATTATTGCAACCAACTGGTACATGGCGTTTATCCCACACCCTTTTACGAGGCTACTATATGCCTGCTTTTTTTTGCGCTGATGTGGGTGTTCAGGAATAAGATTATTAAACCCGGTTTCATGTTCTTTTTATACCTTATGCTCAACGGCGGCGAAAGGTTTTTGATCGAACTGATCCGCATTAACCCCAAATATCAAATTTGGGGAATGAACTTTACCCAGGCCGGCTACATTGGTTTATTAATGGTAATTGGCGGCCTGGTTGGCTTTGTATGTTTAATTATAAAAACTAAAAAAACGGGCAAGCTACAGCCCGCAACGTAG